Proteins from one Oncorhynchus gorbuscha isolate QuinsamMale2020 ecotype Even-year linkage group LG18, OgorEven_v1.0, whole genome shotgun sequence genomic window:
- the LOC124003003 gene encoding uncharacterized protein LOC124003003 isoform X1 — protein sequence MLHTPACWWQYWNLNHNKVGKKSSEAVNLKSHPSSDTLEDNMPNGTRELQSGASSAMSYIMDPSARDWSKGSLRGSSGPFSPDTDGDVDGDPVQPSVDLELARKKKELELIEEKIARKKAVLATRQLKHGVKDMPKKQTASTTVKGIAKQTKINNTIFKTYNQVTDKSSRICLPLKRRVLDILRKFRRTPVRHLRRKTKKQNKMRALELMISAPLENEEAHPLRLRVKGLMNQRRSPNNEVVPDDKQHNPTIQRPVHSLRTQEKDIAATGFQRFLNVLNEGVDLNKLSKIVNDENELLIVGEELPQVWPSLLEGHVDSSSRSKSPPVEEKKVRLEDEQRYEQMQTLLEIVGLDLGVEELGRLTDRTNDRLYGKMGDLKRKEFENEKGEEKKESEPSFKHLSTSSLPSDSASPLLNQHSNMTVEYSSSSNRVCDIERHRDRSERDWHRHSGTRDKDREREEDIVREMERSERAGHREDRAREGDSPTRERSRQRCSSTRDKDRVRERDRSERNRKGDGHRHSSTRERDNDIPVVRETNRSERNRDQYGARDPEKDWDGGQERDRDRSRRDGGRYRSERDGDRDPEKGRDGGREKDRDRVRDRDKYRSERDRNRAIDKDIERWLQRTNDGDKRSRTSDWDSESDWNSHCSTRDWDRERSERDRYGDESRESFIELYSYSKDPIFPASHPHAFMMANYSPTQYSQYMTYHSSPYTMAFPPGWGYPGGTMPPGTMPPGTMPPGIMPPGIMPPGIVPPGNMPPGTMLPGAMLPINKPRLPNPPGYPPNTNFPPYYSNGTTALNQTYTKPASNLQLSSTQPASNLQLSSTQPASNLQLSSTKPASNLQLSSTQPASNLQLSSTQPASNLQLSSTQPTSNLQLTSTQPATSNLQLTSTQPATSNLQLTSTQPATSNLQLTSTQPAGTAAVLPLLRNPPICHKKLAPWFKENSKALKRVSRQMERKWRSTNLEVFRLAWNDSKAQYRKALKAARLAYFSKQIEENKNNPKCIFDTVDKLTKEQHSPSEDGLHFT from the exons TGAACCTGAAGAGTCATCCCAGCTCAGACACGCTGGAAGATAACATGCCAAATGGAACCAGAGAGTTACAGTCTGGTGCTTCCTCTGCTATGAGCTACATTATGGATCCCTCTGCCAGAGACTGGAGCAAAGGCTCATTGAGGGGTAGCAGTGGTCCCTTCTCCCCAGACACAGATGGGGATGTTGATGGAGACCCTGTGCAGCCCAGTGTGGACCTGGAACTCGCTCGTAAGAAGAAGGAGCTGGAGCTCATAGAGGAGAAGATAGCTCGCAAGAAAGCTGTTCTTGCGACACGACAGCTTAAACACGGAGTTAAGGACATGCCTAAAAAACAGACTGCATCCACAACAGTGAAGGGCATCGCTAAACAGACCAAGATAAACAATACAATATTCAAAACATACAACCAGGTCACCGACAAGTCGTCACGCATATGCCTACCTCTTAAACGGAGGGTGCTAGACATTCTACGTAAGTTCAGAAGAACACCGGTAAGGCACCTACGGCGTAAG ACGAAGAAACAAAACAAGATGCGAGCATTGGAGCTGATGATTAGCGCTCCCCTAGAAAATGAAGAGGCCCATCCTCTGAGACTGAGAGTGAAGGGTTTAATGAACCAACGACGCTCTCCCAACAATGAG GTGGTTCCTGATGATAAACAGCATAATCCAACCATTCAGAGGCCAGTTCACTCACTCAGGACACAGGAGAAAGACATAGCAGCCACAGGCTTCCAGCGCTTCCTCAATGTCCTCAATGAAGGTGTGGACCTCAACAAGCTCTCAAAGATCGTCAACGACGAAAATGAGCTACTCATTGTGGGCGAGGAGCTACCACAAGTTTGGCCGTCTCTGCTCGAGGGTCATGTTGACTCCAGCAGTAGATCCAAGTCTCCTCCAGTTGAGGAGAAGAAGGTGAGGCTTGAGGATGAGCAGCGGTACGAGCAGATGCAGACCCTGCTGGAGATCGTTGGGCTGGACTTGGGGGTTGAGGAGTTGGGTCGGCTGACAGACAGGACCAATGATAGGCTGTATGGGAAGATGGGAGACTTGAAAAGGAAGGAGTTCGAGAATGAGAAGGGTGAAGAGAAAAAGGAGAGCGAGCCTTCATTTAAACATCTCAGTACTTCCTCATTACCATCAGACAGCGCCAGCCCCCTTCTAAACCAGCACTCAAACATGACCGTTGAATACAGCAGCTCTAGTAACAGGGTAtgtgacatagagagacacagggacagatcTGAGAGGGACTGGCACCGACACTCTGGTACcagagacaaggacagagagagggaggaggatatagtgagagaaatggagagatctGAGAGAGCTGggcacagagaggacagagccagagAAGGGGACAGTCCTACGAGAGAGAGATCCAGGCAAAGATGCTCTAGTACCAGAGACAAGGACAGAgtcagagaaagggacagatCTGAGAGAAACCGAAAGGGAGACGGGCACAGACACTCtagtaccagagagagagacaatgacatACCGGTAGTCAGAGAAACAAACAGATCAGAAAGGAACAGAGATCAATACGGGGCCAGAGACCCAGAGAAGGACTGGGACGGAGGCCAAGAGAGAGACCGGGACAGATCTAGGAGAGACGGGGGCAGATACAGAtctgagagagacggggacagagacccAGAGAAAGGTAGGGACGGAGGCCGAGAGAAAGACCGGGACAGAGTGAGAGATCGGGACAAATAcagatctgagagagacagaaaccgaGCGATAGACAAGGATATAGAAAGGTGGCTGCAAAGGACCAATGACGGAGACAAACGTTCTAGGACCAGTGACTGGGACAGCGAGAGCGACTGGAACAGCCACTGTAGTActagagactgggacagagagagatctgAGAGGGATAGGTATGGGGATGAGTCCAGGGAAAGCTTCATTGAGCTCTACTCATACTCCAAGGACCCTATATTCCCTGCTTCTCATCCTCATGCATTTATGATGGCAAACTACTCCCCCACCCAGTACTCTCAGTATATGACGTACCACAGCAGCCCCTACACCATGGCCTTCCCTCCAGGGTGGGGTTATCCCGGTGGCACCATGCCCCCTGGCACCATGCCCCCTGGCACCATGCCCCCTGGTATTATGCCCCCTGGTATTATGCCCCCTGGTATTGTGCCGCCTGGTAACATGCCGCCTGGTACCATGCTTCCTGGTGCCATGCTGCCTATTAACAAGCCCCGCCTACCTAACCCCCCTGGGTATCCACCCAACACCAACTTCCCCCCTTATTACTCTAATGGCACCACAGCCTTAAACCAGACATACACCAAGCCTGCTAGCAACCTCCAGCTCTCATCTACCCAGCCTGCTAGCAACCTCCAGCTCTCATCTACCCAGCCTGCTAGCAACCTCCAGCTCTCATCTACCAAGCCTGCTAGCAACCTCCAGCTCTCATCTACCCAGCCTGCTAGCAACCTCCAGCTTTCATCTACCCAGCCTGCTAGCAACCTCCAGCTCTCATCTACCCAACCTACTAGCAACCTACAGCTCACATCTACCCAGCCTGCTACTAGCAACCTCCAGCTCACATCTACCCAGCCTGCTACTAGCAACCTCCAGCTCACATCTACCCAGCCTGCTACTAGCAACCTCCAGCTCACATCTACCCAGCCTGCCGGCACTGCAGCAGTCTTGCCCCTCCTACGTAACCCCCCCATTTGTcacaagaaactagctccctggtttAAAGAAAATAGCAAAGCCCTGAAGCGAGTTTCCCGACAaatggaacggaaatggcgctccACCAAtttggaagtcttccgactagcttggaacgACAGTAAAGCGCAATATCGAAAAGCCCTCAAGGCCGCTCGTTTAGCCTACTTTTCCAAACAGATTGAGGAGAATaaaaacaatccaaaatgtatttttgatactgttgaCAAGCTAACTAAAGAGCAGCATTCTCCAAGTGAGGATGGCCTTCACTTCACCTAA
- the LOC124003003 gene encoding uncharacterized protein LOC124003003 isoform X2 — MLHTPACWWQYWNLNHNKVGKKSSEAVNLKSHPSSDTLEDNMPNGTRELQSGASSAMSYIMDPSARDWSKGSLRGSSGPFSPDTDGDVDGDPVQPSVDLELARKKKELELIEEKIARKKAVLATRQLKHGVKDMPKKQTASTTVKGIAKQTKINNTIFKTYNQVTDKSSRICLPLKRRVLDILRKFRRTPVRHLRRKTKKQNKMRALELMISAPLENEEAHPLRLRVKGLMNQRRSPNNEVVPDDKQHNPTIQRPVHSLRTQEKDIAATGFQRFLNVLNEGVDLNKLSKIVNDENELLIVGEELPQVWPSLLEGHVDSSSRSKSPPVEEKKVRLEDEQRYEQMQTLLEIVGLDLGVEELGRLTDRTNDRLYGKMGDLKRKEFENEKGEEKKESEPSFKHLSTSSLPSDSASPLLNQHSNMTVEYSSSSNRVCDIERHRDRSERDWHRHSGTRDKDREREEDIVREMERSERAGHREDRAREGDSPTRERSRQRCSSTRDKDRVRERDRSERNRKGDGHRHSSTRERDNDIPVVRETNRSERNRDQYGARDPEKDWDGGQERDRDRSRRDGGRYRSERDGDRDPEKGRDGGREKDRDRVRDRDKYRSERDRNRAIDKDIERWLQRTNDGDKRSRTSDWDSESDWNSHCSTRDWDRERSERDRYGDESRESFIELYSYSKDPIFPASHPHAFMMANYSPTQYSQYMTYHSSPYTMAFPPGWGYPGGTMPPGTMPPGTMPPGIMPPGIMPPGIVPPGNMPPGTMLPGAMLPINKPRLPNPPGYPPNTNFPPYYSNGTTALNQTYTKPASNLQLSSTQPASNLQLSSTQPASNLQLSSTKPASNLQLSSTQPASNLQLSSTQPASNLQLSSTQPTSNLQLTSTQPATSNLQLTSTQPATSNLQLTSTQPAGTAAVLPLLRNPPICHKKLAPWFKENSKALKRVSRQMERKWRSTNLEVFRLAWNDSKAQYRKALKAARLAYFSKQIEENKNNPKCIFDTVDKLTKEQHSPSEDGLHFT; from the exons TGAACCTGAAGAGTCATCCCAGCTCAGACACGCTGGAAGATAACATGCCAAATGGAACCAGAGAGTTACAGTCTGGTGCTTCCTCTGCTATGAGCTACATTATGGATCCCTCTGCCAGAGACTGGAGCAAAGGCTCATTGAGGGGTAGCAGTGGTCCCTTCTCCCCAGACACAGATGGGGATGTTGATGGAGACCCTGTGCAGCCCAGTGTGGACCTGGAACTCGCTCGTAAGAAGAAGGAGCTGGAGCTCATAGAGGAGAAGATAGCTCGCAAGAAAGCTGTTCTTGCGACACGACAGCTTAAACACGGAGTTAAGGACATGCCTAAAAAACAGACTGCATCCACAACAGTGAAGGGCATCGCTAAACAGACCAAGATAAACAATACAATATTCAAAACATACAACCAGGTCACCGACAAGTCGTCACGCATATGCCTACCTCTTAAACGGAGGGTGCTAGACATTCTACGTAAGTTCAGAAGAACACCGGTAAGGCACCTACGGCGTAAG ACGAAGAAACAAAACAAGATGCGAGCATTGGAGCTGATGATTAGCGCTCCCCTAGAAAATGAAGAGGCCCATCCTCTGAGACTGAGAGTGAAGGGTTTAATGAACCAACGACGCTCTCCCAACAATGAG GTGGTTCCTGATGATAAACAGCATAATCCAACCATTCAGAGGCCAGTTCACTCACTCAGGACACAGGAGAAAGACATAGCAGCCACAGGCTTCCAGCGCTTCCTCAATGTCCTCAATGAAGGTGTGGACCTCAACAAGCTCTCAAAGATCGTCAACGACGAAAATGAGCTACTCATTGTGGGCGAGGAGCTACCACAAGTTTGGCCGTCTCTGCTCGAGGGTCATGTTGACTCCAGCAGTAGATCCAAGTCTCCTCCAGTTGAGGAGAAGAAGGTGAGGCTTGAGGATGAGCAGCGGTACGAGCAGATGCAGACCCTGCTGGAGATCGTTGGGCTGGACTTGGGGGTTGAGGAGTTGGGTCGGCTGACAGACAGGACCAATGATAGGCTGTATGGGAAGATGGGAGACTTGAAAAGGAAGGAGTTCGAGAATGAGAAGGGTGAAGAGAAAAAGGAGAGCGAGCCTTCATTTAAACATCTCAGTACTTCCTCATTACCATCAGACAGCGCCAGCCCCCTTCTAAACCAGCACTCAAACATGACCGTTGAATACAGCAGCTCTAGTAACAGGGTAtgtgacatagagagacacagggacagatcTGAGAGGGACTGGCACCGACACTCTGGTACcagagacaaggacagagagagggaggaggatatagtgagagaaatggagagatctGAGAGAGCTGggcacagagaggacagagccagagAAGGGGACAGTCCTACGAGAGAGAGATCCAGGCAAAGATGCTCTAGTACCAGAGACAAGGACAGAgtcagagaaagggacagatCTGAGAGAAACCGAAAGGGAGACGGGCACAGACACTCtagtaccagagagagagacaatgacatACCGGTAGTCAGAGAAACAAACAGATCAGAAAGGAACAGAGATCAATACGGGGCCAGAGACCCAGAGAAGGACTGGGACGGAGGCCAAGAGAGAGACCGGGACAGATCTAGGAGAGACGGGGGCAGATACAGAtctgagagagacggggacagagacccAGAGAAAGGTAGGGACGGAGGCCGAGAGAAAGACCGGGACAGAGTGAGAGATCGGGACAAATAcagatctgagagagacagaaaccgaGCGATAGACAAGGATATAGAAAGGTGGCTGCAAAGGACCAATGACGGAGACAAACGTTCTAGGACCAGTGACTGGGACAGCGAGAGCGACTGGAACAGCCACTGTAGTActagagactgggacagagagagatctgAGAGGGATAGGTATGGGGATGAGTCCAGGGAAAGCTTCATTGAGCTCTACTCATACTCCAAGGACCCTATATTCCCTGCTTCTCATCCTCATGCATTTATGATGGCAAACTACTCCCCCACCCAGTACTCTCAGTATATGACGTACCACAGCAGCCCCTACACCATGGCCTTCCCTCCAGGGTGGGGTTATCCCGGTGGCACCATGCCCCCTGGCACCATGCCCCCTGGCACCATGCCCCCTGGTATTATGCCCCCTGGTATTATGCCCCCTGGTATTGTGCCGCCTGGTAACATGCCGCCTGGTACCATGCTTCCTGGTGCCATGCTGCCTATTAACAAGCCCCGCCTACCTAACCCCCCTGGGTATCCACCCAACACCAACTTCCCCCCTTATTACTCTAATGGCACCACAGCCTTAAACCAGACATACACCAAGCCTGCTAGCAACCTCCAGCTCTCATCTACCCAGCCTGCTAGCAACCTCCAGCTCTCATCTACCCAGCCTGCTAGCAACCTCCAGCTCTCATCTACCAAGCCTGCTAGCAACCTCCAGCTCTCATCTACCCAGCCTGCTAGCAACCTCCAGCTTTCATCTACCCAGCCTGCTAGCAACCTCCAGCTCTCATCTACCCAACCTACTAGCAACCTACAGCTCACATCTACCCAGCCTGCTACTAGCAACCTCCAGCTCACATCTACCCAGCCTGCTACTAGCAACCTCCAGCTCAC ATCTACCCAGCCTGCCGGCACTGCAGCAGTCTTGCCCCTCCTACGTAACCCCCCCATTTGTcacaagaaactagctccctggtttAAAGAAAATAGCAAAGCCCTGAAGCGAGTTTCCCGACAaatggaacggaaatggcgctccACCAAtttggaagtcttccgactagcttggaacgACAGTAAAGCGCAATATCGAAAAGCCCTCAAGGCCGCTCGTTTAGCCTACTTTTCCAAACAGATTGAGGAGAATaaaaacaatccaaaatgtatttttgatactgttgaCAAGCTAACTAAAGAGCAGCATTCTCCAAGTGAGGATGGCCTTCACTTCACCTAA
- the LOC124003003 gene encoding uncharacterized protein LOC124003003 isoform X3 has translation MPNGTRELQSGASSAMSYIMDPSARDWSKGSLRGSSGPFSPDTDGDVDGDPVQPSVDLELARKKKELELIEEKIARKKAVLATRQLKHGVKDMPKKQTASTTVKGIAKQTKINNTIFKTYNQVTDKSSRICLPLKRRVLDILRKFRRTPVRHLRRKTKKQNKMRALELMISAPLENEEAHPLRLRVKGLMNQRRSPNNEVVPDDKQHNPTIQRPVHSLRTQEKDIAATGFQRFLNVLNEGVDLNKLSKIVNDENELLIVGEELPQVWPSLLEGHVDSSSRSKSPPVEEKKVRLEDEQRYEQMQTLLEIVGLDLGVEELGRLTDRTNDRLYGKMGDLKRKEFENEKGEEKKESEPSFKHLSTSSLPSDSASPLLNQHSNMTVEYSSSSNRVCDIERHRDRSERDWHRHSGTRDKDREREEDIVREMERSERAGHREDRAREGDSPTRERSRQRCSSTRDKDRVRERDRSERNRKGDGHRHSSTRERDNDIPVVRETNRSERNRDQYGARDPEKDWDGGQERDRDRSRRDGGRYRSERDGDRDPEKGRDGGREKDRDRVRDRDKYRSERDRNRAIDKDIERWLQRTNDGDKRSRTSDWDSESDWNSHCSTRDWDRERSERDRYGDESRESFIELYSYSKDPIFPASHPHAFMMANYSPTQYSQYMTYHSSPYTMAFPPGWGYPGGTMPPGTMPPGTMPPGIMPPGIMPPGIVPPGNMPPGTMLPGAMLPINKPRLPNPPGYPPNTNFPPYYSNGTTALNQTYTKPASNLQLSSTQPASNLQLSSTQPASNLQLSSTKPASNLQLSSTQPASNLQLSSTQPASNLQLSSTQPTSNLQLTSTQPATSNLQLTSTQPATSNLQLTSTQPATSNLQLTSTQPAGTAAVLPLLRNPPICHKKLAPWFKENSKALKRVSRQMERKWRSTNLEVFRLAWNDSKAQYRKALKAARLAYFSKQIEENKNNPKCIFDTVDKLTKEQHSPSEDGLHFT, from the exons ATGCCAAATGGAACCAGAGAGTTACAGTCTGGTGCTTCCTCTGCTATGAGCTACATTATGGATCCCTCTGCCAGAGACTGGAGCAAAGGCTCATTGAGGGGTAGCAGTGGTCCCTTCTCCCCAGACACAGATGGGGATGTTGATGGAGACCCTGTGCAGCCCAGTGTGGACCTGGAACTCGCTCGTAAGAAGAAGGAGCTGGAGCTCATAGAGGAGAAGATAGCTCGCAAGAAAGCTGTTCTTGCGACACGACAGCTTAAACACGGAGTTAAGGACATGCCTAAAAAACAGACTGCATCCACAACAGTGAAGGGCATCGCTAAACAGACCAAGATAAACAATACAATATTCAAAACATACAACCAGGTCACCGACAAGTCGTCACGCATATGCCTACCTCTTAAACGGAGGGTGCTAGACATTCTACGTAAGTTCAGAAGAACACCGGTAAGGCACCTACGGCGTAAG ACGAAGAAACAAAACAAGATGCGAGCATTGGAGCTGATGATTAGCGCTCCCCTAGAAAATGAAGAGGCCCATCCTCTGAGACTGAGAGTGAAGGGTTTAATGAACCAACGACGCTCTCCCAACAATGAG GTGGTTCCTGATGATAAACAGCATAATCCAACCATTCAGAGGCCAGTTCACTCACTCAGGACACAGGAGAAAGACATAGCAGCCACAGGCTTCCAGCGCTTCCTCAATGTCCTCAATGAAGGTGTGGACCTCAACAAGCTCTCAAAGATCGTCAACGACGAAAATGAGCTACTCATTGTGGGCGAGGAGCTACCACAAGTTTGGCCGTCTCTGCTCGAGGGTCATGTTGACTCCAGCAGTAGATCCAAGTCTCCTCCAGTTGAGGAGAAGAAGGTGAGGCTTGAGGATGAGCAGCGGTACGAGCAGATGCAGACCCTGCTGGAGATCGTTGGGCTGGACTTGGGGGTTGAGGAGTTGGGTCGGCTGACAGACAGGACCAATGATAGGCTGTATGGGAAGATGGGAGACTTGAAAAGGAAGGAGTTCGAGAATGAGAAGGGTGAAGAGAAAAAGGAGAGCGAGCCTTCATTTAAACATCTCAGTACTTCCTCATTACCATCAGACAGCGCCAGCCCCCTTCTAAACCAGCACTCAAACATGACCGTTGAATACAGCAGCTCTAGTAACAGGGTAtgtgacatagagagacacagggacagatcTGAGAGGGACTGGCACCGACACTCTGGTACcagagacaaggacagagagagggaggaggatatagtgagagaaatggagagatctGAGAGAGCTGggcacagagaggacagagccagagAAGGGGACAGTCCTACGAGAGAGAGATCCAGGCAAAGATGCTCTAGTACCAGAGACAAGGACAGAgtcagagaaagggacagatCTGAGAGAAACCGAAAGGGAGACGGGCACAGACACTCtagtaccagagagagagacaatgacatACCGGTAGTCAGAGAAACAAACAGATCAGAAAGGAACAGAGATCAATACGGGGCCAGAGACCCAGAGAAGGACTGGGACGGAGGCCAAGAGAGAGACCGGGACAGATCTAGGAGAGACGGGGGCAGATACAGAtctgagagagacggggacagagacccAGAGAAAGGTAGGGACGGAGGCCGAGAGAAAGACCGGGACAGAGTGAGAGATCGGGACAAATAcagatctgagagagacagaaaccgaGCGATAGACAAGGATATAGAAAGGTGGCTGCAAAGGACCAATGACGGAGACAAACGTTCTAGGACCAGTGACTGGGACAGCGAGAGCGACTGGAACAGCCACTGTAGTActagagactgggacagagagagatctgAGAGGGATAGGTATGGGGATGAGTCCAGGGAAAGCTTCATTGAGCTCTACTCATACTCCAAGGACCCTATATTCCCTGCTTCTCATCCTCATGCATTTATGATGGCAAACTACTCCCCCACCCAGTACTCTCAGTATATGACGTACCACAGCAGCCCCTACACCATGGCCTTCCCTCCAGGGTGGGGTTATCCCGGTGGCACCATGCCCCCTGGCACCATGCCCCCTGGCACCATGCCCCCTGGTATTATGCCCCCTGGTATTATGCCCCCTGGTATTGTGCCGCCTGGTAACATGCCGCCTGGTACCATGCTTCCTGGTGCCATGCTGCCTATTAACAAGCCCCGCCTACCTAACCCCCCTGGGTATCCACCCAACACCAACTTCCCCCCTTATTACTCTAATGGCACCACAGCCTTAAACCAGACATACACCAAGCCTGCTAGCAACCTCCAGCTCTCATCTACCCAGCCTGCTAGCAACCTCCAGCTCTCATCTACCCAGCCTGCTAGCAACCTCCAGCTCTCATCTACCAAGCCTGCTAGCAACCTCCAGCTCTCATCTACCCAGCCTGCTAGCAACCTCCAGCTTTCATCTACCCAGCCTGCTAGCAACCTCCAGCTCTCATCTACCCAACCTACTAGCAACCTACAGCTCACATCTACCCAGCCTGCTACTAGCAACCTCCAGCTCACATCTACCCAGCCTGCTACTAGCAACCTCCAGCTCACATCTACCCAGCCTGCTACTAGCAACCTCCAGCTCACATCTACCCAGCCTGCCGGCACTGCAGCAGTCTTGCCCCTCCTACGTAACCCCCCCATTTGTcacaagaaactagctccctggtttAAAGAAAATAGCAAAGCCCTGAAGCGAGTTTCCCGACAaatggaacggaaatggcgctccACCAAtttggaagtcttccgactagcttggaacgACAGTAAAGCGCAATATCGAAAAGCCCTCAAGGCCGCTCGTTTAGCCTACTTTTCCAAACAGATTGAGGAGAATaaaaacaatccaaaatgtatttttgatactgttgaCAAGCTAACTAAAGAGCAGCATTCTCCAAGTGAGGATGGCCTTCACTTCACCTAA